A region from the Anoplolepis gracilipes chromosome 2, ASM4749672v1, whole genome shotgun sequence genome encodes:
- the Hus1-like gene encoding checkpoint protein HUS1 isoform X1, with translation MKFRCRMVDPNIMRDFTSIVSTISRMAKNCVLRLTPDELCFNIGDERIPVLWAVLSQQYLFTEYIMSGVSEQENEIYLEFDASMFARSLSSLRIMAKSVKIRLTNKRQPCLTFDIDLSSLSVDSRQCTHDVPVRVIPRKEWPEHKMPDVPEFDISLEIPNLKYLRCIVDRMKNMSSQLMIIANKSGTMILKIEVDYATVSTHFKGLQVWESREEQESNDISATVSIKKLAMFLGWDILHPDSVKCNLLQEKMVKLTLDVGEYVKMHYFIPAIAS, from the exons atgaaattcagATGCAGAATGGTGGATCCAAACATCATGCGGGATTTTACga gTATTGTTAGTACCATATCCCGAATGGCGAAAAACTGTGTTCTGCGATTGACACCAGACGAATTATGCTTCAATATCGGCGACGAGCGAATACCTGTGCTTTGGGCTGTGCTTTCTCAGCAATATCTTTTTACGGAATATATTATGAGCGGAGTGTCGGAGcaggaaaatgaaatttatttagagtTTGATGCTTCTATGTTTGCCAGAAGTTTGAGTAGTCTAAGAATAATGGCAAAAAGTGTCAAAATTAGATTGACAAACAAACGGCAACCTTGTCTCACATTTGATATTGACTTATCTTCCCTGTCTGTTGACTCGCGACAATGTACACATGATGTGCCAGTGAGAGTTATACCACGCAAAGAATGGCCAGAACATAAAATGCCAGATGTTCCTGAGTTTGat atatcgcTAGAAATACCAAACTTGAAGTACCTGCGATGTATTGTAGatagaatgaaaaatatgagttCACAACTTATGATAATTGCTAATAAAAGTGGtacaatgatattaaaaattgaagtagACTATGCTACTGTGTCTACTCATTTTAAAGGATTGCAAGTTTGGGAAAGCAGAGAAGAACAGGAATCCAATGATATCTCTGCAACTGTGAGCATAAAGAAACTAGCAATGTTTTTGGGTTGGGATATTCTGCATCCAGATAGTGTTAAGTGTAACTTATTGCAGGAAAAGATGGTAAAACTGACCTTAGATGTAGGGGAGTATGTTAAAATGCACTATTTTATACCAGCCATTGCCTCTTGA
- the Nup62 gene encoding uncharacterized protein Nup62, translating into MSAPQNIGLSFGTPKSTAGITGLTFGTPTTMVTGTGFGLGSSITTTTTSISTVSSLPSFTNLTSSTTPMSAPSGLSFDASKTPTTATTGFSLATTTTGGLGFGTSKPMTGPTGLTFGTPNAMPTATGFGLSNTIATTTSTTANVPNFSLPSSTVPAMTPGLSFDASKTGYNTTTTATTGFSLTTTTAPGFNFGVGTSTSATGFPSSKTTSATISTSLTAPTTHTSLGTTTTVSSVTGIQSGAINFCQLEESINKWTLDLEEQEKVFVNQATQINAWDKLLITNGEKIMTLNQEVERVKIEQQQLEHELDYVVGQQKELQECLVPLEKELASLSVSDSDREYTYRLSENLDTQLKRMSEDLKEIIEHLNEANRAQDSSDPIVQIGKILNAHMNSLQWLDQQTALLSQKIQHIDQMHQNFRQESEQNLHLAYN; encoded by the exons ATGAGTGCACCTCAAAACATCGGACTGTCCTTTGGGACTCCAAAATCTACAGCAG GAATTACTGGTTTAACTTTTGGCACTCCAACTACTATGGTTACCGGTACTGGCTTTGGTCTCGGTAGTAGTATAACTACAACAACAACATCCATATCTACAGTCTCGAGCCTGCCAAGTTTTACAAATCTGACGAGTAGTACGACGCCTATGTCGGCACCATCGGGACTTTCCTTCGATGCTTCAAAAACACCCACAACTGCAACTACAGGATTCTCTCTCGCAACAACTACAACAGGAGGTCTTGGTTTTGGAACATCAAAACCTATGACAG gACCAACTGGTTTGACTTTTGGTACTCCGAATGCTATGCCTACTGCAACTGGATTTGGCCTTAGCAATACAATCGCAACAACAACGTCTACAACAGCAAATGTTCCAAATTTTAGTCTCCCTAGTAGTACAGTTCCAGCTATGACACCAGGGCTTTCATTTGATGCCTCGAAAACAGGCTATAATACTACCACAACTGCAACTACAGGATTTTCTCTTACGACAACCACAGCGCCGGGATTTAATTTCGGAGTTGGAACATCAACAAGTGCCACAGGATTTCCTTCAAGCAAAACAACTTCGGCTACTATTTCAACAAGTCTAACAGCACCTACTACACATACTTCTTTGGGTACTACCACTAC TGTTAGTTCTGTAACTGGTATTCAATCAGGAGCAATTAATTTCTGTCAACTTGAAGAATCAATTAATAAGTGGACCTTAGATTTGGAAGAGCAAGAGAAGGTATTTGTGAATCAAGCAACACAAATTAATGCTTGGGATAAATTGTTGATAACAAACGGAGAAAAGATAATGACATTGAATCAAGAGGTTGAAAGAGTAAAAATTGAGCAGCAACAATTAGAACATGAACTGGATTATGTT GTTGGACAACAGAAAGAGTTACAAGAATGTTTAGTACcattagaaaaagaattagcATCTCTTTCTGTTTCGGATTCAGATCGGGAATATACTTATCGTTTGTCAGAGAATCTCGATACTCAATTAAAACGTATGTCAGAGGATCTAAAGGAAATAATAGAACATTTAAATGAAGCAAACCGCGCCCAGGATTCCAGCGATCCTATTGTTCAAATTGGAAAAATCCTGAATGCACATATGAATAGTTTACAATGGTTAGATCAACAGACGGCTTTGTTAAGTCAGAAAATACAACATATTGATCAGATGCATCAAAATTTTAGACAAGAAAGTGAACAGAATTTACATTTAGCATATAATTAG
- the Hus1-like gene encoding checkpoint protein HUS1 isoform X2, whose product MKFRCRMVDPNIMRDFTSIVSTISRMAKNCVLRLTPDELCFNIGDERIPVLWAVLSQQYLFTEYIMSGVSEQENEIYLEFDASMFARSLSSLRIMAKSVKIRLTNKRQPCLTFDIDLSSLSVDSRQCTHDVPVRVIPRKEWPEHKMPDVPEFDISLEIPNLKYLRCIVDRMKNMSSQLMIIANKSGTMILKIEVDYATVSTHFKGLQVWESREEQESNDISATEKMVKLTLDVGEYVKMHYFIPAIAS is encoded by the exons atgaaattcagATGCAGAATGGTGGATCCAAACATCATGCGGGATTTTACga gTATTGTTAGTACCATATCCCGAATGGCGAAAAACTGTGTTCTGCGATTGACACCAGACGAATTATGCTTCAATATCGGCGACGAGCGAATACCTGTGCTTTGGGCTGTGCTTTCTCAGCAATATCTTTTTACGGAATATATTATGAGCGGAGTGTCGGAGcaggaaaatgaaatttatttagagtTTGATGCTTCTATGTTTGCCAGAAGTTTGAGTAGTCTAAGAATAATGGCAAAAAGTGTCAAAATTAGATTGACAAACAAACGGCAACCTTGTCTCACATTTGATATTGACTTATCTTCCCTGTCTGTTGACTCGCGACAATGTACACATGATGTGCCAGTGAGAGTTATACCACGCAAAGAATGGCCAGAACATAAAATGCCAGATGTTCCTGAGTTTGat atatcgcTAGAAATACCAAACTTGAAGTACCTGCGATGTATTGTAGatagaatgaaaaatatgagttCACAACTTATGATAATTGCTAATAAAAGTGGtacaatgatattaaaaattgaagtagACTATGCTACTGTGTCTACTCATTTTAAAGGATTGCAAGTTTGGGAAAGCAGAGAAGAACAGGAATCCAATGATATCTCTGCAACT GAAAAGATGGTAAAACTGACCTTAGATGTAGGGGAGTATGTTAAAATGCACTATTTTATACCAGCCATTGCCTCTTGA
- the LOC140676180 gene encoding uncharacterized protein has translation MLTLINLFMCFYLFRVASSSILIAPPLSALIVAFESVYDLSLLANTLSDQGIDTTLIIPSYAANDLYNNLIDVEVLQLNVNIDESVSVDTRALETCSNFFRDENILKKIQEFQPTFTIFPAFRHDGCLLPFVKYIESIPVIWIKNPDEELYAFECTKVALPIHNGGVWSRLSTSFAGRSIVSTTKNGYLTPALKLATKYLPDVNFDLDHLYSDVRLVLWGADTVLRSNFAFLTQLLVEVGCHHCRGALPLSGDLQKLLVEHRMGTIVALLDENHETLIRELANKLPKGREGQAIVWRINKDDINVAVPENLFIRGDIDRQDLIGYSRTRVILSHCADTEFLEAAFHGTPMICLPRDTHESHNTARGVELGFARSVENDYASAEELANLVHEMHETATYRENARKVSLAIRDRLNPASDRLVYWLRYVARTKDDVRKFHRPKSQTRTLTEDIQFFVGLLVGVIFGIVSTGSAVVTRYLITANKVQKSKGRYTR, from the exons ATGTTgactctaattaatttatttatgtgtttttatttatttcgagtTGCAAGTAGCTCGATTCTGATAGCACCTCCTCTGTCAGCTCTAATTGTCGCGTTTGAGAGCGTGTACGATTTATCGTTATTAGCCAATACTTTATCGGATCAAGGGATTGACACGACGTTGATAATACCGTCTTACGCTGCTAATgacctttataataatttaattgacgtTGAAGTGTtgcaattaaatgttaatattgatGAATCGGTGTCTGTTGATACACGCGCATTAGAAACCTGCAGTAATTTCTTCagagatgaaaatatattaaaaaagatacaagAATTTCAGCCTACATTCACCATATTTCCAGCATTCAG aCATGATGGCTGCTTACTTccatttgtcaaatatattgaatCCATTCCAGTAATTTGGATAAAGAATCCAGATGAAGAATTATATGCATTTGAATGTACCAAAGTTGCTCTACCAATACATAATGGCGGAGTTTGGTCAAGACTCTCAACGAGTTTTGCAGGGAGATCTATAGTCTCCACTACTAAAAATGGCTATCTAACTCCTGCTTTAAAATTAGCAACCAAATATCTACCAGATGTTAATTTTGACTTAGATCATCTTTATTCTGATGTCCGTCTAGTACTTTGGGGAGCTGATACAGTTTTGCGTTccaattttgcatttttgacACAATTACTCGTGGAG GTTGGCTGTCATCATTGTAGAGGAGCACTTCCCTTATCTGGggatttacaaaaattattggtTGAACATAGAATGGGTACTATTGTTGCTCTATTAGACGAGAATCATGAAACATTAATACGAGAATTGGCGAATAAATTGCCTAAAGGTAGGGAAGGTCAAGCCATTGTGTGGAGAATTAACAAGGACGATATAAATGTTGCTGTGccagaaaatctttttattcgcGGAGATATTGACCGACAAGACCTTATAG GTTACAGCAGAACTCGAGTGATATTGAGTCATTGTGCCGATACGGAATTCTTGGAAGCTGCCTTTCACGGGACACCTATGATATGTCTGCCAAGGGATACGCACGAGTCTCACAATACTGCCCGCGGAGTCGAGTTGGGCTTCGCTCGCTCTGTGGAAAATGATTACGCCTCGGCCGAGGAGCTGGCGAACCTTGTGCACGAGATGCACGAGACAGCCACTTACCGCGAGAACGCACGAAAAGTTTCCTTGGCGATACGCGACAGACTCAATCCCGCCTCTGACAGACTCGTTTATTGGCTACGTTACGTCGCGAGGACGAAAGACGACGTCAGAAAGTTTCACAGACCAAAGAGCCAGACGAGGACACTTACGGAGGATATCCAGTTCTTCGTCGGTCTTCTGGTAGGCGTGATTTTCGGAATCGTTTCCACGGGCAGTGCGGTAGTCACGCGATACCTAATTACGGCCAACAAAGTGCAGAAATCAAAGGGTCGGTATACGCGATGA